The sequence below is a genomic window from Marmota flaviventris isolate mMarFla1 chromosome 9, mMarFla1.hap1, whole genome shotgun sequence.
atgtaatgttttgaacaaccaacaataaaaaaatttttaaaaaaataaataaataaataaataaaagaaaatgtgggtcAAAGTCGATTGAATCATGTGAATAAATCTTTTTCAGTATAATACCAAGGCCAggacctaaaaataaaatgaatctgtatagtaaaatataatgtaaaccatgttaataataaattatgaacttgaaaaataattgtCATGGTATAAGGGACAATGAATTATAACATTCTTTAAGTAGAGAGCTCCTAAAATCAATAATGAATAACCtaataaacaaatgtaaaaattatctATATGAGCAAGTTGGTAAAGTAAATGTGAATGaaacacaatgaaataatttctacCTGTAACATTGTCAAAGGTTAATACTAAATAATATAGGCTGTGCTGATAACAGGTTGGCAAGAAATACTGTCAAAAAATCTTGATAGTACTGTAAATTGGTATCAACTTTTAGACAGAATTTTGGCAACATCTCTATGTTTGtgtgtatagaaaaaaaattgcaagactACAACCCAAATTATCAAGAGTAGGTAAAAAATGGAATTtccaatagttttaaaaataagttctatATTATCAAGGTTAGCTTGAATGTTGATAAATGTTTGTCTAAATCTATGAAACTATGTTAAAATAAGGATGTTCCATAATATTAAAATAGTGCATTTTTAACCCAAGAACCTTTCTGCAGATTTAAGAAGTTCCAAGATAATGGCTGGAGGAAGGAATAATACAACaatcaacttcattcttttgggATTCTCAGATTTTCCCAAGCTCAAGACTGTTCTCTTTATAGTCTTCTTGGGAACTTACCTCTCAACAGTGGTCTGGAACCTGGGCCTCATCGTCCTAATTAGGTTGGACCCCTACCTTCATACacccatgtatttcttcctcagCAACTTATCCTTCTTAGATTTCTTCTACGTTACCTCCACGACTCCCAAAATGCTCTCAGGCTTCTTCCAGAAGCACAGATCCATCTCCTTTCTGGGGTGCACCATGCAGTACTTCTTCTTCTCCAGCCTGGGTCTGACTGAGTGCTGTCTTCTGGCAGCCATGGCTTATGATCGATACGCCGCCATCTGCAATCCCCTGCTGTACACAGCCGTCATGTCCCCCACTCTCTGTGTGCAGATGGTGGTGGGAGCCTATGTAACTGGCAGCTTTGGTTCATTGATCCAACTGTGTGCTTTACTTCAGCTCAATTTCTGTGGACCGAATGTCATCAACCATTTTTTTTGTGACCTGCCTCAGTTATTGGTCCTATCCTGCTCTGAAACCTTTTCTTTGCATATCATGAAGTTTGTGATAGCAGTGATTTTTGGTGTGACATCTGTCTTAGTCATCATGGTCTCCTACGGTTATATCATTGCCACCATCTTGAAGATCAGCTCAGTGGAAGGCAGATCCAAGGCCTTCAATACCTGTGCTTCTCACTTGACAGCAGTTACTCTCTTTTTTGGATCAGGTCTCTTTGTCTATATGCATCCCAGCTCTGATGATTCTCTGGGCTATGACAAGATGGCATCAGTCTTCTATACAGTGGTGATTCCCATGTTGAATCCTTTGATTTACAGTCTGAGGAACAAGGAAATTAAAGATGCTATTAAGAGGTGTAAGAAGAAGAAAGTGTTTTTCCATGGCCACTGTTAATTCAAAGTCTGGTAGACTAATGACCCTGCTGACTGGAAGATTCTAGACTATGCAAGGGAAATGCATTTAATGTGATGCCCTCTCACTGATGCTATGGCAGAATTCCAAGTCAACCCATCTAACTCTGGTACTGGCTCAGAGCCATGTAAATCCCATGGCTGCTTTCCGTCTTGACAGTTGACTCTCCTCTCCTACACCAGCAAGAACTCTACAAGGCAGTTAGTATATCAATTTGTATAAAGCGGCAACCTTCAGTTCTTTGGTTTTTGACCCTCGCACATTCTTTTGGAACTTCAGATTTCAGGCCAAAGGAAATGGGACTGAACACGAGGTCGTTGGTCTTTCTCATGCACTACATCACAAGCAGTATAATGACTACTTTGTTCCAGACTTCAAACGCGCAGGGTGCCTAGGCAAATTCCAATCAGTTGAGGCAGGAATGTGGAGAGAAGTGTAATTTTAGATTTTGACCTAACATCTTTGCCaaggaaatatgtcataaggaGTTTGgtctagaatttatttatttatttatttattttgtattttatttttagaactaaaATAGGGATTGTTTGTAAGTGAATAAACAAAGGAATTTTTATGGTACTCTCCAGTCCttggaaagttaaaataaaaagaaaagaaggaatccCTCAGACCGTATattgaaaaattacatttctgtTATTATGGCAGACTGGATAGTATAAATGTACCCAATGCTACAAACAAtgatatatattgaaaatatttacatatatcgttttgagaaagggtcttgttaagttgccttaaacttgcaatcctcctatctgagcctccccagtagctgggattacaggcatgtgcccctgtgcctggctgatgaaatatatttttaggaaatatcttaaaatacttttctaagcaggtcagaaaagaaagaaactgtttaGTATGCAAATATGTATTAAGTAAAATCAGGAATCTTGAAAGCAACGGCAGCCCTGAAGATGTCTTTCACATTGGAAATATTGGCCTATTTTCTGACAGACCCATGAAACTTTGCAACAGGGAGACAAACCCAGGGACTTCCTGAAGTCTGACAGGAGACCTAGACATGCATCTGAGAGTCCAGGGGACTACTCCTCAGTGCAAgaggaaattaaaaggaaaagttcaatttcacaagaaagaaaatattgactATCTCAGTAAACTGAGAATATGTGACCATGCACCCTAATGGAAGCTGATGGTCTGAATTCACACTATCTATAGAGGTCACGGAATCTTTCAGTGACAATTTAAAGCAGTGCCAGGTAGGAAGTGTCCTCAAGTCCAAACTAGCCAGAACCAATTACAAGTTCTCTTTTAAGGATTTTAAGAGATAGTGTAAACCCAGACTCTAAACAAGTCTTCCAAATAAACTTTCAATGAAAATTGATTTACACAAACCTCAAAATACACCAGGAAATGGGGATTAGAAAAACACAAGAAGAATGGCAATGTTAGGTCCTAAAAGACCTCGAGGACAACGATTATCTCACTTGAAATATGCAATAAAtggtaatgatattttaaaagaaggggGGATTGAAAATACAGTTAAGAGAACAATAAAATGAAGTTTTCCAAGGGTTTCTGCATGTGGCACTAGGGTAATAAAACATGTCTGAAATAATTGAAATGCTGgctttaaaatagaaatcatttttatatgtatttccaTTTACTTTATGGAAATGAGCAATAAGTAATCCCGGAGTGAAGTGAAACCAGGACACTAGAGAAGTGAACAAGTGCCCTCATGTCTTCCTTGAGGACAGTCCAGCTGAAGTAGCAGGCCCTGAGCTTCTGCTATGGAGACCACCCTGGGTGGTGATGGGCCAGGGTGAGGTTATGTCCTGGGGTCTCAAAGGTGATTGTACAGAAAACCAACAAGGCTATACTCTCAGTGTAAAGAAGTAAGATTTCTCCCAGATCAtgtttaagaaaacaaatgaaaaatggttcatagtaaaaaaaaaatttttttacaatatGCAGAATCAAGCTGCCATAACTGAAAACtagcaaggaagaaaaacaaatgtccaAAGTCTTCAGATATCAGAAttatcattaaaaagaataagttgGGACCAGCTGTGGTGAAACACAGATAAAATCTTTCCCAGAGGGAAATATGTTCTCTCCTGAGGGGATAATACCAAGAATAAGTCAGAGGTCTGGTGACTTGGAGCACTGAAAACTGATAAAGCAAAATGGAGAGACTTGGTCCATCTGTACCATCCTGTACAACAGGACATGATTTGGCCATAAAAAGCGGTGAAGTACTGACGCCCTCTGCATTGATGAGCTGAAAGCACCACGCTAAATGAAAGAGCCAGTCCCAAAGGACCACCTACTGTGTTACTCCATTTTCATGAAGTGCTCAAGACAGGCAGACCTGCAGAGACAGAAGGGAGATTGGTGGTTGCCTTGGGCTGAGGGAGTGGAGAGGAATGGGGACAAAGTATTAATAGGTGTGGGGCTTCTCTTGATGGAAATCTGTGAAACTGGAGAATGGCAATGGTTGCAAAAGTGTGAATAAACTAGAAGCCACTGAACCACACACTTTAAGCCGATGGATTTTATATTGTGCAAAGTGGACCTCAATGCAGTAAAAAGGAagggtgggagagagaaaggaaggtacTTAAGCATACATGGGACCACAGATGACATTCAGAAATGGTGCAGGCACGTTTCTGAGCTGGATATGCCTTAGAGATCTGgttataaaagggaaaaaaagaaaaaaaaaaaaaaagatgtaagcCGTGGAAATTCAAGgtcctaagaaaaaaatttaaatcaaacaaaataacaGCACTTCTCTGTTTCGGAGTGAATCACATACAAATGAAATTGCTCTTTCCTTTACCAACAGAAGAGGACACACTTAAACTAAGAGACTGGTAAAATGTTCAAGCCCAACACCTTTGTCAGATCCCTGCTAACCCTGCACCGTCTCAGACCTCAAGCTTTGGTAGAGCCATAACTGACCAATGCAGCTGGGGCTTCAGCAATCCCCCCTTCTGTTGTGCTATGACGTGGACTAGATGTCACCAAGAGGAACTATCTTGGCATAGAGCcaaatgaggaaggaaggaagaagagaggagcaGCCCCTTTGGTTAGAAGTAGGAATGAAGAGATTGAATATAGATCcccttgaaatttaaaacatgtcttgaagctgggcgtggtgtatatgccctgtaatcccagtggctctggaggctgaggcaggaggattacatattcaagatcagcctcagcaatttagccaggtgctaagcaacttagaccctgtctcaagaaaaaaaaaaaaacaaacaagtagcCTGACTTATACCAACTCAGGTTTCCTATTGACTGTCAAGATTACATCATATAGCTATGAAGAAGCCTAAATAAGCCAACGAATATGGAATGGCATGTAAAATGGAAGTAAGTCTTCTATGTCTCTTTTATCTGACACTGTCACTAGGAGACATCAAAATGTTAGGCCCTCATTAACCAGTAGAGGGAGGCCCATCCCAAGATTCTGCATTAACATAACTGTTCATAGACAGGGCCAGGGTCTGAGTCGTGACAGTGCTGTACAGACTTTCACGTGTGTAATGTTTTAAAGATTATACCCGTCTGCCCCTCACCTTATGGGTGAGGAAGCAGAAGCTCAACTTAACCTAGCAAATGAGGCACAGATGAGGGACAGACACAGATGTGCATAGGTGTCATCCAAAGGGACAGAATGTTAGCACTGCTTCCACAATGACCCAAATAGTATCTGCATATTCCTAAATAGTTTCCACTTCCGATGGGATTATCtctacaaatattttaacatgCATTTCTGATAGAGGTTGGATAAATCTCTCTGTGCTCTGCCCTAGAAGTTCTCTTCATCCTGATGGCCCACAACTTCTTCATCCCTTTTACCTttggataaatataaaaatatgtaagatataGCAtacatacattttcaaaaaatactaaaaattctgactaataaagaaaatatctctAGGAAGTAAGTGACAAACTTCCCAAGTAACTTCAAGCTATGACTTCCCATTGCAAAGATGACAGTAAAATTACCTTCCTCCCTACTTCACAGGATGGCACGCTGCTTAAGGTTGGCCCTCGAACAACCCCTATATCCTTTCTGACTCTGTTCAGGAGGAATGTCATCAGCAAAGAACCCATCTAAGCTGTGCTGAGCTTATGACTTACAGTTCTATGAGAAAATACATGTCTATTGTTTTAAGCCGCTAAATGTATGTCAATGCAATTTTTTcggcaatagaaaactaataacaCTCATTGCACATTTTATTATGCTTTTTCTGTAAAACCACTCCCTCCAAATTTGCACCTGATGAAACTGTTggttcaaaaaaaatttttgtttttcctttggtcAGGTGTGTAGTTCAGGgctagggtgcttgcctagcatgtgtggggttctggattcaatcaccagcaacaccaaagagaaaaaaggaaaaaaaaagagtttctttgttGAAAAGTTGTCCCATTTAATTCAAGAACTAGTCACTGGACATCTATTTGATGTCAGGTACCCCAGGCCCTGTGTACTGGGCaccaaaataaaatgatgaatgaattCAATCCGAAGAGATGTGAAAGTGAAATGGCTCAAGTAGACCCAGCTCTTCTGAGGCAGAGAGATGAGAGCCATGAGATTAGCATAAGTTATGACAGCTTAGAAGAGAGAAATCATGTCTGGTTGAGGGTGTCAGGAAAGGGGATCCTGGGGTGGCTTTGGAAAATATGATAGTGGAATCCCCAAGAGGCTCCGAGGACTGTCACCAGGCAGTGGATGCCTGGGTGAGATGAGGGGCCACATTTAAACAGTCAGCCCATGGCAACCTGACCAAGCTTGTGGACATCACcgggaaaaggagaagaaaatgtgaGAGATGGTGATAGGCATCAGTTAGGGCTGCGATGATGATGAGTCCAGAAATTTGGGAAGGTCTAAAAGAACAAGAAGTCATGAAAATCAGAAGTAGATTCATTGACAATggcaaaatagaaaaatgggacGTTTTGGTGAAGAGCAAAGTCAAGAGTTTGAAATTTACGCGGTTTTCCCAGTTTGGTGAGCTCTAACAATGGGGCCACCAAACCATGTGGCTTGGGGCAGTGCAATTTTGAGTTGGTGGAGGAGAGGTCAAGACAGTATAAAGTCAGGGAATCTGATTTACCATCTGAGTTATCTTTCTGGATGTCCCCAGGCCTGTCAGAGAGCCCTTAAACATAGGGGACTAAATAAGTATTACTTGAAAAACTCAGGGCAAAATGACATCATCACAGGGAGGTGAAGTCAATCTTGATATGTTTCCTGCATTACTGAGCTTGAACATTGGTATTGAAGAGAAGCCTTAAATGAATGAGCCAGAAGTCGTTTCTGGCCATGCCTTGCTGGGTGTGGTTGCTTCGAAGCTGATCCCCAAACATTGGTGATCAACTTGGAAGACTAATATCTTAAGACCTCAATCAAAGATATAACATAGGCAGGGCACGgaaagaatatataaacaaaataaatatatacatttctctCTGCCCTTCCTGGCTGAGAGAATttcaagatgaattttatattttcagtactAAGTACTTAAGTACTAAAAGTCAACCGAACAACCAAATGCTTGATACCCTGTagtccctcctctcttcccctcccacctccccaaCCATCAACATTCACATACAACAAAGTATCTTCTGTTTGACTGGATTTTTATGACCTCCCATAGACAAGGCCTTTCCTACCATCTGGGCTCAGCTGGGCATCCTCTCGAGTAAACACTCAACCCACTGCCTGCCTCCAGTAACAGCTGCCTCTTGTCTTTAAAATTGAGTCCTGCCAACAAAATGCTGCTTTTAAGATGAAACGAGTTTAAAGTGGTTGTGTTTTCCCCAAGTTGCGACAGAGTTTTAGGGGACAGCTCCGTGTTGCCATGTCTGAGAGCCCACTGAATGCAGGATTCCCAATAGCTTCACATTTGCCGGTGGTGTTCCTGGTCCCcaaaaaaaggctttttaaagaaatgctttaaaaagaaaagcttggGGTGGGCTCCCTCAGCAGGGGGGGGCATTGTGGCATGGTGGCTTCCCAGAAGGGGATCAGAAAATCAAGAGTCTCTTCAAAGAATCGACAATGGGCACAGTCTGCACAGTGTCACAGATGCCCCACAGATGTGGTTGGGCAACTATTTTGTGGGTTTCACCACGCTGGTTTATAGATCTATTCTaagactcagaaaaaaatttcGGAGAACACTTTCTCCCAATTTCCCTGGatccagcaaaataaataaatgatccagGATGGTTgtgtatgcctgtgatcccagcaacgtgggaggctgagacaagaggactgCAAGCCCaaatccctgtctcaaaacaaaaagataggGTGCCCTTggggtcaattcccagtaccacaaaaataaataaacaagctttctttttttttttttttttttctttttctttttgtactggggattgagcccaggagcactatacccctgagctacatacatccccagccctttttattttttattttgagacagggtctcactaagttacctaggctgacctcaaacttgctaacctcctgcctcagaccgCTGAGTtgcggggattacaggtgggaTTACACCTGGCCTCATACTATTTTCAGTGAATTAAAACAGCAATTTACAAAGACAGACAAGACCATTTTTAAGCAGAAGTGTAATGGCCTGTGATTTTATCCTCCATGTCACTTCCTCCTACTCTAAACCTACCTCATTCTGATCCCGGGGTCCTGCTCTTCTCATGATCACTGGCCTCTGTTCTTAGGCAGCCTTAGTTTTTTTTAACTGGCCAAactcagtggtgcttaaccactgagccacatccctagccttttttttttttttttttaagagacaaagtctcactaagttgctgaagctggctttgaactcatgaccctccttcctaaacctcctgagctgctgaattacaggtgtgtgccactgcacctgcctCTGTATCAGGGTCTTAGGAAGTCTctagagagtcctgcccaggtacCCCCTCTCAACTTTTGATTGACAGTAGGATTGTATCAGATTTTTCAGTCCCTACTGAGCATGATTTTACCCACAGGTACTCAAGTGAAACCCATAGGGTgggaattttattattaaaatgagattaaaatggCACGCTGAAGATCTAAAGGCAACCCttggtcactttggcccatgctgattGGTTCCTTACTAGAAATTCCTTCTTACAGATTTCATGATTGTTAGGGTTTGCTTTCTGTTATCCTGTCTTCCTGAATCTTGGAGTCTAGTCTGTGTAAAGATCACCAAGGTGTCCTTTCAGGCTGTGTGTTAAGGAATGTAATATCTATTGACTTAAGGCAGAGCAGGGCCAAAATGGCCTTGGGGTAATTGCTTTTTAAACGAAAATATGTGGAAGGCCAGCACGTAGGCCCAGTCTATAGAATTATTCCCTCACCTTCACGTTCCTATCACTCATGCCTATCTGATGTCTATCAGTCTGGTGAATAACCAACGCTGAGAACCTGAGTTTCTGTCTCTATGAGCTTTGCCTCAGTTCCAGTTTCCCCAACCTCAAGAACGTCTTCACTTGACATGGCCAACGACTGTACCTGTgattcattttcctcttttctttcactgGTAAATGGGCCTATGGCTTTCTTTAGTACCTGGCTTTACTTGAATTCCCTCCAAGGCCTGATTTCAGATGTTCTTTGAGACTGATGGGCTCCATCCACTCTCACCATTCTATTGAAACTGCGCTGGGAAGACCAGATCTGCCATCTTTCTTGCCACGTCCAAGGATCTTgtcatttttcctctttgatatCCTCAGTCATCACTGGATGTTGAGTCTTTGAGAATCAGGACAACAACAAACTAATGAACATTTTTTAGCAAGAAATGACACAACTAGGGAAGGCTGTCTGCAGCTTAAGGAGGAGGGACTGGATGGGAGGGAGtctgaaggcaaaaaaaaaaaaaaagaaaagaaaagaaaaaagatcagcAAGGGTTATTTGCATGTACAAATAGGCCACCATGAAACCCATTATCGGGTGTAATTAAAATGCACTCacaacaccaccaccaacaaaagaCCAGTTAGAAAACTGTGGTTAACTGTAAAAAAAGCAGGCTAAAATTGCCTGACCAACCCTCTGCACAAATTGTGGAGATAGCACAAGAAAAGGCCTCCTTGATTCTACTGACAAGGTTTTAAATCTCCAAGAAACACCAGAGAATCTTTTCTGaaggagggaagatgggaggcaGGGATTATAAAGCACCACCGTCTTCTGGTACCCCATCCTTGTACCTGTCATTCAATGAGAAGAGGAAAACATGAGGCTTGTTTGGGTATGGGGTTTGGGTTTAATTATTCTTTTCCTAGAAAAGAATTAATTACATACAAACTACTGGGTTGACCATGGCGATCCTTCCCCCAGCATCAAGCCTTAGGAGACCCCAAGAATGTAGGCGTAGCACCAAGATCTGGGGTTGGAGGAGGGGTGTGATTGTTGGGCTCCACAGTCGGCGACTCTGGCCTGGCAGAGGAGAGGCTGGTGGGGTTGTGGGTGGAGAAGGAAGCTGCATTCGATTTTTCTCATCTGGATGCAATTTGAACTGCTGCCAACACAAACAGGGTGTGGCTGCCGCCTTTCACAGATCCTTGAAAGAAGCCCCAGTGTCCCCTTGGTTTACACAATGCCCACTTCCTTCTGTGTCCCTCCCCAAGACACACAAGTACATTTTAGCTCTTTTCCAGTTGAATACTTGATAGGTCAAAAACAATGCATGTATATGGGGGAAATCTGACCCTAGTCAAACAACAAGgggctatttttcttttaaacaccaccccccccaacacacagatCTTTTGAAAGACAAGGGCTGTCGTGTGATTGTTGTTTTCCCCTGTTGCCATCATTTTTCAGGCTGTTGTGGCATGTGCAGGACTGAGCATGGGCTTTTGATGCTGGACGAACTTAGTTCAGATTCCAGCTTTACCAGGAGATCTCTGGGACCTGTGGCAATCAGCTTCTCCAACATTCCTTCTTATCTAAAAGTGGCTTTAAGAATGTTTTCCTTTGAGgacattatgaaataaaatgtacaagAGGCCCAATCCCCAGAATTAAAAAATGTTAGCACCTCTCTatgccctttcctctttctcttgatTTCACCAAATTAGAATCTTCtccgcccccctccccccaagaaCAGTACAGGCAattgggtgcttaaccaccaagccatatccctagccctttttatgttttgttttaagacagggtctcactaagttgctttggcccctactaaattgctgagactggccttgagcttgtgatcctcctgtctgagcctcccaaatcgctgagATTTAagtcatgtgccactgcgctCTGCCGAATCCCAGGATTTTGAGGAGCATATAAGGTCACCTAATTCAGATTCTCTTTTAAATCTTAAACTCCTTCACAGTCAAGTGAACTATCTCTGTTTGCACACTTCCAATGATGGGGAACCTACTTCTTTCTGGGACATACATTCACCTTTTAGGCTGTGCTATTGTTTCCCTAACTGCTGCCCCCCTCCCACCCAAGTTTTTTCTCACCTAGTTCTAGTTTCTACCCTTGGAGTCACTCAGAGAGGTTCTTTAAAATATCCATGGCTTTACAAGGGCAAAACGATTGTCTGAAATTGCTACTTATCTTAGAAACAAGTGTTGGATTTCATTGACTCCAGGGAGATCTTTTTGGAACCAGATCAGGGGCCAGGAATATAATGGAAGCAGGGCCAATGGAAATCAATTTTGTCCAAAGCCGGTCTCTTTACTCCTGAGCCCAGGCAGCCAGCCAAGCTGTCCGCTGGTGCTCTCTGGGACACACCATACCCAACTATCCACAGAGACTGAGTGGAACCTGGGAGAGAACTGGCTTTCTTTTAAAGCCCCAGTGAGTCCTTCTCTTGGTGGCTACATCCAAACCTTATTTACCCCTTTGGTCAAGACCAGGGCTCCAGGTGTTCGCAGAGATGGGTTTTGTTCTTGCTCCAAGAGTCTGTTCTTAGTCATCTACCTGAAGCTCAGAATATTAGGTGTTGTAAGTGAGTctgcccttctctctttctcacactgGTTACTAGTGAATCCTAAAATCACAGAATGGCAGAGTAGAGAGGCCTCTGAAGGTGGCGAAGGTGAAGCAGGAAAGATGCTGAGACCCTCTACAGTACTGCTCTGACCTTATTGAAAGGAGCTGGGCTTCACCTATTTTGCATTCTAGAATTCTGAGATTTTTGTTTCTTGAAAAGTTTTCTATTGTTTACAAATAGAAATTGGACAGAATATGTGAGTTAGAGAACACTGGTGTAAGTAATCCCCTTGTTGCATATACAGAGGTTAGGAAGATTAAGATTCAGAAAgccaaattatttttccaaaggtcacatagttaaaaaaaaaaaaaagtaggagaaaTGAGACCTTGAATCAACATTGTTTAACATTCCACCTAGTGTTTTCTTTGCTATTGTAGACTCATGGGTGTGAGCATGAGTGTgtctgaaatttcaaaaaaagatTGCATTTCTTTGAGTCCTCTTTAGTTACCTTTGAGACTTCGTGTTTTAGAATGAGGAAGAGCAGAAAGAACTACTACAGAATGAGATATTGATTCTGTCATCAC
It includes:
- the LOC114099827 gene encoding olfactory receptor 5AN6-like, whose translation is MAGGRNNTTINFILLGFSDFPKLKTVLFIVFLGTYLSTVVWNLGLIVLIRLDPYLHTPMYFFLSNLSFLDFFYVTSTTPKMLSGFFQKHRSISFLGCTMQYFFFSSLGLTECCLLAAMAYDRYAAICNPLLYTAVMSPTLCVQMVVGAYVTGSFGSLIQLCALLQLNFCGPNVINHFFCDLPQLLVLSCSETFSLHIMKFVIAVIFGVTSVLVIMVSYGYIIATILKISSVEGRSKAFNTCASHLTAVTLFFGSGLFVYMHPSSDDSLGYDKMASVFYTVVIPMLNPLIYSLRNKEIKDAIKRCKKKKVFFHGHC